The following is a genomic window from Rhodopirellula islandica.
CTGGTGGACGAAATTGACGAACGCGAAAACATGAGTGCCGAGGGCAAGATCGTTCGCGAAATCGGTGGCTTGTACGTGCTCGGCACCGAACGTCACGAATCACGCCGAATTGACTTGCAGCTTCGCGGTCGTTGTGGTCGTCAAGGCGACCCCGGTGGCAGCCGATTCTTCTTGTCTCTCGAAGACGACCTGATGCGGATCTTTGCTGGCGACTTCGTCAAAAGCATGATGGAACGCATGGGCATGAAAGAGGGCGAAGCGATCGAATCATCGCTGGTCACCCGCCGGATCGCTGCGCCTCAAAAGAAGGTCGAAGAACGCAACTTCGAAATTCGAAAGAGCTTGCTTGAGTACGACGAAGTGATGGACGAACAACGCAAACGCGTCTATCGCTATCGCCAAAACCTGCTCGACGGACACAGCTCTCGCGAAATGTTGTTGACGTTGATTCACAACGAGATTCAATCGCACGTCGACACGTTCCTGGATCCCAATTACGGCGTGGACACCTTTGCCTCGTTCGCCGGCGGAAAGTTGGGTTGCCAACTGGACGCACGCGATTTCCAGAACATGGATTTCGAGATGGCGGACACCTACGCAAAGGATCAAGCCGAACGTGCTTCCGAAGTCACGGTCGGGGAAGCGGTGGAAGAGAACCTTCCCGAAACGATGGAAGACGAGTGGAACTGGAAGGCGATGGCCACCTGGGCCAACACGCGCCTGAACACGAACTACCAAGACCATCAGCTGAAGAACAAAGACCGCGAAGAGATGATCGACGAATTGATCGCTCACTCGCACAAACAAATCGAAGAGACGGATCTGTCCGAAGGTGAACCCTTGCTGGAAGCCGACTACGGCCTCCGTGTGCTGTGCGCTTGGATGCGACACAAATTTGGCATCGAAACCACTCCGGAAGAATTCCGCGATGTCGAAGATCGTCGCCAGGTCACCGAAGAACTCAACCGTCGCGCCGAAGCCGCCTACACCGAGAAGGAAGCCGAGTACCCGGTCCTGACCGGCATCTCGCGATTCACCGACAAACAGGGCGCCCAAGTCTCGCTCGACCGCGAAGGTCTGGTCGACTGGGTTCACGGTCGTTTCAACCACGAACTCAGCGTCGATGAGGTCAAACTCAATCGTGACGACCTGAAGGTTCAGCTGATTCAGTACAGCAAACAAACCGCCAGTGCCTCGGGTGCAATGCTCGAACAAGCGGCTGCCAAAGTCCAAGATTTGTTCGGCAAAGCCGATGATGACGTGACCGCGACACTCGCCAGCGGCCAGTCCGGCAAGTTGGAATCCTTGGCAACTTGGTTGCAAGAAGAACTTGGCAATCGCAACACCCCCGAAGACCTCTCGCGGATGAATCGTGCGGAGCTGACTTTGGCCGTCAACGGTGCTGTCGACGACAAGTTCCACCCCGAAATGCGTCGGATGGAACGTCAGATTTTGCTGAACATCGTCGACGACTCGTGGAAAAACCACTTGCTGACGATGGACCACTTGCGAAGCAGCGTTGGCCTGAAGGGCTACGCCCAAATGGACCCCAAGGTCGAATACAAACGCGAGGGCATGCGTCTGTTCGAATCCATGTGGGATTCGATTGGCGAACGTGTGACGGACCTGATCTTCCGCATGGAGTCTTTCAATGATGACTTCATTCGCAGCACCTGGGTCGACGCGAGAACACGTCACGACGACGCTCACGAAGCTGGCCGTTCGGCTCAACAAGCCGCCCAAATGGAGTCCAACACCGCCGCTCAACGAGCCGCCGCGGGAAGCGAAGGCCGAGCCGAGGGCAGCGTCGACACCGTTCGAGTCGAAGAGCCTCGCATCGGTCGCAACTCGCCTTGCCCCTGTGGCAGCGGCAAGAAGTACAAAAGTTGCTGCATGCGTCGCGACGGATGATCAAACAAGTGGCATAGGCGTCTAAGCAGGTACGCAGGTGTCATCGGGTATGTGAGCCGCTGGCGTTAGCCACGGTTTTCACGCACAACCGGGGCGAACGCCCAAACGGCTCACATGGTTGTGCTTGATCACTCCTGCCGACCTGCTTAGCCTGTGAAAAAGAGTAGAAAGGAATTCGATGTGGTCCCTCGCTCACGCGTCGGGTTATGATTCCCATGCTCTTTTGATGTGAACCACGCAAACTCGGGGCGCCCCGCATGGTTTCGCTCAAACAAAGAGTTCGTTCCCCGACAACAACGTTCCACTCCTGCCAAGGAAGGCAACCATGTGGCTCAACCTCGCCTACGCTGCTGCCTTGACCGCGGTCTCGCCGTTGGTGCTGCACCGGATGATTCGCCACGGTCGTTATCGCCGCGGTGTGGGTCAAAAATTGCTGGGGCTGTCGTCCGAACGAGCCGCGGAAATCCGTGGTGATGCCGAACGAACCATTTGGTTGCACGCCGTCAGTGTTGGCGAAGTCAATTTGCTTCCCGAGTTGGTTCGCCGATTCGAGAAACAGCATCCCGAAATCGCACTGGCGATCAGTTCCTCGACGGACACCGGTTACGACCTCGCGTGCAAGCACTTCGGTGACGATCGCGTTTTCTTCTGCCCACTGGATTTCACCTGGGCCGTTCGTCGCACGCTGAAGAATCTTCGCTGCGAGCAGTTGGTGCTGGCGGAACTGGAACTGTGGCCCAACCTGATTCGCTGTGCCCAAGAAGCGAACTGTTCGGTCCATGTCATCAATGGCCGACTCAGCGAAACCAGTGCGGGACGCTATCAACAGTTTGCCAAAATCTTGCGTCCTACGTTCGCGCGTTTGG
Proteins encoded in this region:
- the secA gene encoding preprotein translocase subunit SecA — translated: MSILERLWDLLGLVFGSTFERVGSLATSVFGSANARQVAKLQESADRITAMESKYAALSDDELREQTKLFRKRLREGETLDDIMEEAFAVCREGGKRFLGMRHYDVQLIGGMVLHSGAIGEMVTGEGKTLVATLPAYLNALEAKGVHVITVNDYLARRDMEWMAPLYMNLGLTVDAIQSGMSTSEKQAAYQCDITYGTNNEFGFDYLRDNMRPAAKGDDRFPSEVQQCQGPLNYAIIDEVDNILIDEARTPLIISGPADLDLGRYGEADRVARQLKKEEHFTVDEKQHNVTLTDEGVRAAEELAGVESFYTAGNMEWPHLIDNALKAHFLYKLDVNYVVKDKQVVIVDEFTGRLMDGRQWSDGLHQAVEAKEGVPIKQETQTFATASLQNIFKMYKKLSGMTGTAMTEADEFWKIYKLDVVAIPTHRGMQRIEHPDLIYLTEKDKFNAIADDVERTHKWDVLVLKDGTEIWGHIKSETDSAVELLPKGEKQTESFPREKVVAIERAGRPVLVGTVSIEKSERLSALLERRGIKHDVLNAKQHGREADIVSQAGRIGAVTIATNMAGRGTDIILGGNPETLAWSQLQHQYATRLEVPDAEWKALVDEIDERENMSAEGKIVREIGGLYVLGTERHESRRIDLQLRGRCGRQGDPGGSRFFLSLEDDLMRIFAGDFVKSMMERMGMKEGEAIESSLVTRRIAAPQKKVEERNFEIRKSLLEYDEVMDEQRKRVYRYRQNLLDGHSSREMLLTLIHNEIQSHVDTFLDPNYGVDTFASFAGGKLGCQLDARDFQNMDFEMADTYAKDQAERASEVTVGEAVEENLPETMEDEWNWKAMATWANTRLNTNYQDHQLKNKDREEMIDELIAHSHKQIEETDLSEGEPLLEADYGLRVLCAWMRHKFGIETTPEEFRDVEDRRQVTEELNRRAEAAYTEKEAEYPVLTGISRFTDKQGAQVSLDREGLVDWVHGRFNHELSVDEVKLNRDDLKVQLIQYSKQTASASGAMLEQAAAKVQDLFGKADDDVTATLASGQSGKLESLATWLQEELGNRNTPEDLSRMNRAELTLAVNGAVDDKFHPEMRRMERQILLNIVDDSWKNHLLTMDHLRSSVGLKGYAQMDPKVEYKREGMRLFESMWDSIGERVTDLIFRMESFNDDFIRSTWVDARTRHDDAHEAGRSAQQAAQMESNTAAQRAAAGSEGRAEGSVDTVRVEEPRIGRNSPCPCGSGKKYKSCCMRRDG